One region of Paucibacter aquatile genomic DNA includes:
- a CDS encoding outer membrane beta-barrel protein yields MKKIFALAALAFAATTACAADNSWYVGGDVGSTKFKGNGESDTKTGFGATVGYQLNTNVAFEASVRRLGSAKDSGVKLSVNAIQLSALGIAPINNEFSLFARLGVSRNSLDFTVNSAEVSFHKTKAFFGLGAAYQIDKALSLRAEYANLGNNKVDVAGVPLESKIHQFNLGLNYAF; encoded by the coding sequence ATGAAGAAGATTTTTGCCCTGGCCGCTCTGGCCTTCGCCGCCACCACCGCTTGCGCCGCAGACAACAGCTGGTACGTGGGTGGCGACGTCGGCTCCACCAAGTTCAAGGGCAACGGCGAGTCCGACACCAAGACCGGATTCGGAGCCACCGTGGGCTATCAACTGAACACCAACGTGGCATTCGAAGCGTCTGTGCGTCGCCTGGGTTCGGCCAAGGACAGCGGCGTCAAGCTGTCGGTCAACGCCATCCAACTGTCTGCTCTGGGCATCGCCCCGATCAACAACGAGTTCTCGCTGTTTGCCCGCCTGGGGGTGAGCCGCAACTCGCTGGACTTCACCGTGAACTCCGCAGAGGTGTCTTTCCACAAGACCAAGGCCTTCTTCGGCCTGGGTGCCGCATACCAAATCGACAAGGCTCTGAGTCTGCGCGCCGAGTACGCCAATCTGGGCAACAACAAAGTTGACGTCGCTGGCGTCCCACTCGAATCCAAGATCCACCAGTTCAACCTGGGCCTGAACTACGCTTTCTGA